From one Candidatus Acididesulfobacter guangdongensis genomic stretch:
- a CDS encoding translation initiation factor IF-1, producing MAKKEDLIEVEGVVLEPLPNAMFRVELENGHKVLAHISGKMRMHYIRILPGDKVTVELSPYDLTRGRIIFRTK from the coding sequence ATGGCAAAAAAAGAAGATTTAATTGAGGTTGAAGGCGTTGTTTTAGAACCGTTGCCTAATGCTATGTTTAGAGTAGAATTGGAGAATGGGCACAAAGTACTTGCTCATATATCAGGTAAGATGCGTATGCACTATATAAGAATTTTACCCGGCGATAAAGTGACTGTTGAACTTTCGCCATATGACCTTACACGAGGCAGGATAATATTTAGAACAAAATAA
- a CDS encoding 50S ribosomal protein L36: MKVRSSVKKICDKCKVVKRKGVVRVICENPKHKQRQG, encoded by the coding sequence TTGAAAGTTAGATCATCGGTAAAAAAAATTTGCGATAAATGTAAAGTAGTAAAAAGAAAAGGCGTTGTCCGAGTTATTTGTGAAAATCCAAAACATAAACAGCGTCAGGGATAA
- a CDS encoding 50S ribosomal protein L15: MISLNKFSKLGNKKKKRLGRGQGSGHGQTSGKGNKGQNARAGGGVRVGFEGGQMPYIRRVPKRGFNNPLREDYIIVNLKDIAGLKEENIDIYMLKDAGLVKNIKGKKFKILGVGEIDRKIKITCNKISKSAKDKIEKAGGTIEII; the protein is encoded by the coding sequence ATGATAAGTTTAAATAAATTTAGCAAGTTAGGAAATAAAAAGAAAAAAAGGCTCGGCAGAGGTCAGGGTTCCGGTCATGGTCAAACTTCCGGCAAAGGTAATAAAGGTCAAAATGCTCGTGCAGGCGGCGGAGTCAGAGTAGGATTTGAAGGCGGACAAATGCCGTATATTAGGAGAGTACCTAAAAGAGGTTTTAATAATCCACTAAGAGAGGATTATATCATTGTTAATTTGAAAGATATTGCAGGTTTAAAAGAAGAAAATATTGATATTTATATGTTAAAAGATGCTGGTTTAGTAAAAAATATAAAAGGTAAAAAATTTAAAATATTAGGCGTAGGCGAAATAGATCGTAAAATCAAAATAACTTGTAATAAAATTTCTAAAAGCGCTAAAGATAAAATAGAAAAAGCTGGCGGAACAATTGAAATTATATAA
- a CDS encoding nucleoside monophosphate kinase, producing MKNNLICVLIGAPGAGKGTQAKNVANYYNCKLISTGDILRENVENRTVLGLEAKKYIDNGNLAPAQIVVSMIKNVIKSSVEDKTASDKSFLFDGFPRDLEQNRLFEQILDELNLSIKGVIYINIDDDIVYERLTNRRICPKCNRVYHLKFNPPKFDNLCDDCKVKLITREDDKIDVIKNRLEVYKQLTYPLIEYYRKKNKVVEINGNKNADDVLKDIISGINCAK from the coding sequence ATGAAAAATAATTTAATTTGCGTTCTAATCGGCGCGCCCGGAGCCGGCAAAGGAACGCAGGCTAAAAATGTTGCAAACTATTATAATTGCAAACTTATATCTACAGGGGATATACTCAGAGAGAATGTTGAGAATCGAACGGTATTGGGTCTTGAAGCCAAAAAATATATTGACAACGGAAATTTGGCTCCAGCCCAAATTGTTGTTTCAATGATTAAAAATGTTATTAAATCGTCTGTAGAAGATAAAACCGCATCCGATAAAAGTTTTTTATTTGACGGATTTCCAAGAGATTTAGAACAAAATAGGCTATTCGAACAAATATTAGATGAGCTAAATTTGTCTATTAAGGGTGTCATATATATAAATATAGATGACGATATTGTGTATGAAAGGTTGACAAATAGGCGCATATGTCCTAAATGCAATAGAGTATATCACTTAAAATTTAATCCGCCTAAATTTGACAATTTGTGTGATGATTGCAAGGTTAAACTGATAACAAGAGAAGACGATAAAATAGATGTTATAAAAAATAGATTGGAAGTTTACAAGCAGTTAACGTACCCATTAATAGAATACTATCGGAAGAAAAATAAAGTTGTAGAGATTAATGGAAATAAAAATGCCGACGACGTATTAAAAGATATTATTTCAGGAATTAATTGCGCTAAATGA
- the secY gene encoding preprotein translocase subunit SecY, with protein sequence MAQSFENVSKIPELRNRIFYTLLMFIVFRLGVHITTPGVNAVALTAFFNKANSNLFGMFNMFTGGALSRFSIFSLGIMPYISSSIIFQMLPMVFPAMDRLQKEGEAGRKRLMQYIRYGTVGLALLQSIGISYGIQAMKSPNGIPIVSDPGLPFMIVSVIALTAGTVFVMWIGEEISEHGIGNGISLIIFAGIVSALPAAAVNTFKLVGAGELSPMLIILIIIMMALVIGFIVFVESAQRRIPIQYPKKMVGRKLYSGQVSYLPIKVNTPGVIPPIFAMSILLFPATISNFIKDPFFESVSQYLNPDGFLYNLIFVVLIFFFCYFYTAITFKVDEVADDLRKYGGNVPGIKPGKSTANFIDKILNRVTFIGAVYVSAICLLPTILIDKFHVPFYFGGTGLLIVVVVAMDTIVQIQSHLLYRNYDSLLKKASKKR encoded by the coding sequence ATGGCGCAAAGTTTTGAAAATGTAAGTAAAATTCCTGAGCTGCGCAATAGAATTTTTTACACTTTATTAATGTTTATTGTGTTCAGGCTCGGTGTGCATATTACTACTCCTGGCGTTAATGCTGTTGCTTTGACTGCATTTTTTAATAAAGCAAACAGTAATTTATTTGGAATGTTTAATATGTTTACCGGCGGTGCTCTATCAAGATTTTCTATTTTTTCTCTTGGTATAATGCCATATATCAGTTCGTCTATTATTTTTCAAATGCTTCCGATGGTTTTTCCGGCAATGGATAGACTGCAAAAGGAAGGAGAGGCAGGAAGAAAACGTTTGATGCAGTATATAAGATACGGCACTGTTGGTTTGGCATTGCTTCAATCTATCGGCATCAGTTATGGAATTCAGGCAATGAAAAGCCCAAATGGAATTCCTATTGTCTCAGACCCGGGTTTACCGTTTATGATTGTTTCAGTAATTGCTTTAACTGCCGGTACTGTTTTTGTTATGTGGATAGGCGAAGAAATATCTGAACATGGTATAGGAAACGGAATATCGCTAATTATTTTTGCAGGTATTGTTTCTGCGCTGCCAGCAGCTGCCGTAAATACTTTTAAACTTGTCGGCGCAGGAGAGTTGAGCCCTATGCTGATTATTTTAATTATTATAATGATGGCGCTAGTAATTGGATTTATTGTTTTTGTCGAATCTGCGCAGCGAAGAATTCCTATACAATATCCTAAAAAAATGGTGGGCAGAAAACTGTATTCCGGACAGGTAAGTTATTTACCGATTAAGGTTAATACTCCGGGGGTAATTCCTCCGATATTTGCTATGTCGATATTACTTTTCCCTGCTACTATTTCTAATTTTATAAAGGATCCATTTTTTGAATCCGTATCGCAATATTTAAATCCGGATGGTTTTTTATATAATTTGATATTTGTAGTTTTGATATTTTTCTTTTGCTATTTTTATACTGCAATAACATTTAAAGTTGACGAAGTAGCGGATGATTTAAGAAAATACGGCGGAAATGTGCCGGGTATTAAACCTGGAAAGTCTACTGCGAATTTTATAGATAAAATTCTTAACAGGGTTACATTTATAGGTGCTGTTTATGTCTCTGCTATCTGTTTATTGCCTACTATCTTAATTGATAAATTTCATGTTCCTTTTTACTTTGGAGGAACCGGATTATTAATTGTAGTTGTCGTTGCAATGGATACTATCGTTCAAATACAATCGCATTTATTGTATAGAAATTATGATAGTTTATTAAAAAAAGCATCTAAAAAAAGATGA
- the map gene encoding type I methionyl aminopeptidase, translated as MISLKSKADIEGIRKSGAIVNQVLNSLAEITKPGLATKNYDIKAEDLVHNYYNAKCAFKGYSGFPHSVCVSINEEVVHGFPSDRKLHEGDIVSLDFGVVYNGYYADSAITVPVGSISSEAEDLIETTRNSLYEGINQAKIGNDLSKISGSIENYVLSKNFSVVRDFVGHGVGFKLHEDPQVPNYIIKNYNVILEEGLVIAIEPMVNEKNYKVKTKKNHWTVVTIDGGLSAHFEHTVAITQNGPEILT; from the coding sequence ATGATTAGTTTAAAAAGCAAAGCTGACATAGAAGGTATTAGAAAATCAGGTGCAATAGTAAATCAAGTGCTAAATAGCTTAGCTGAGATAACTAAACCCGGTTTGGCAACAAAAAATTATGACATCAAAGCAGAAGATTTAGTTCATAATTATTATAATGCTAAATGTGCATTTAAAGGTTATAGCGGTTTTCCGCATTCTGTATGCGTATCTATAAATGAAGAGGTTGTTCATGGGTTTCCATCAGATAGGAAACTGCACGAAGGAGATATAGTAAGTTTAGATTTCGGAGTTGTATATAACGGTTATTATGCAGATTCTGCAATAACGGTTCCTGTAGGCTCAATATCATCAGAAGCTGAAGATTTGATTGAAACAACTAGAAATTCTTTGTACGAAGGCATAAATCAAGCTAAGATAGGCAATGATTTGAGCAAAATAAGCGGCTCAATTGAAAATTATGTTTTAAGTAAAAATTTTTCTGTTGTTCGTGATTTTGTCGGACACGGTGTAGGGTTTAAATTACACGAAGATCCGCAGGTTCCTAACTATATTATTAAGAATTATAATGTAATCCTTGAAGAAGGTTTAGTGATTGCAATTGAACCAATGGTGAATGAAAAGAATTATAAAGTAAAAACAAAAAAAAATCATTGGACAGTTGTTACTATTGACGGCGGTTTGTCAGCTCACTTTGAACATACGGTTGCAATAACACAAAATGGTCCAGAAATTTTAACTTAA